The following proteins come from a genomic window of Lineus longissimus chromosome 18, tnLinLong1.2, whole genome shotgun sequence:
- the LOC135502330 gene encoding BOS complex subunit TMEM147-like — MTLFHFGNCAALAFVPYFIVYRLSGLAEYSAFWKCAQAGTAYLFTQLVKMLILATFFPSFDVPAGSLDVIGEFLKTTVDVIDLVGIHLIMSKIAGKGQLKFMVAGLGWATAELVMTKLFPLWVGARGVEFDWKYVQLSFEANIQLVQHIATAVLVWLYSRHDLNRSRLPVVMSLMGLSCYKPLIVEILIHAMGLGSWTLLLLKAMFTVVVGTSSLVMYLELSQTVNSYY, encoded by the exons ATGACGTTATTTCATTTTGGAAATTGTGCAGCATTAGCTTTTGTGCCATATTTCATTGTGTATCGCCTTTCAGGCCT AGCAGAGTACAGCGCTTTCTGGAAATGTGCCCAAGCAGGAACCGCCTACTTATTCACACAGTTAGTGAAGATGTTGATACTGGCCACATTCTTCCCCTCGTTTGATGTTCCTGCTGGCAGTCTGGATGTGATCGGG GAATTCTTAAAAACAACAGTAGATGTCATAGATCTAGTCGGAATTCATCTGATCATGTCCAAAATAGCAGGGAAAGGCCAACTGAAGTTTATGGTTGCTGGACTGGGATGGGCCACTGCCGAGTTAGTCATGACAAA ATTGTTTCCATTGTGGGTTGGAGCACGTGGTGTCGAGTTCGATTGGAAATACGTCCAGTTAAGTTTCGAGGCCAACATCCAGCTCGTCCAACATATAGCCACTGCTGTATTAGTGTGGCTGTACAGCCGGCATGACTTGAATAGATCAAGGCTCCCCGTTGTGATGTCATTGATGGGGCTGAGTTGCTACAAGCCACTCATTGTAGA GATTCTCATCCACGCTATGGGACTCGGCTCCTGGACGCTTCTCCTCCTGAAAGCGATGTTCACTGTGGTCGTCGGAACCTCCTCTCTCGTCATGTATCTCGAGTTATCACAGACGGTTAACTCTTACTACTGA
- the LOC135502503 gene encoding palmitoyltransferase ZDHHC23-like, producing the protein MRRYPGDESLCFCEYINDKGDRSHLLACCCDCQALDEAADRVLTCRRLPPELQQKIMTTVQERCRIPWCNGKGAIMVRVDIIVPVIMVPLCLLMATLSWQMSVIILPGMYLFMYLFYRYWRDLAGQRSVSKFFFSWALTSVAFAFYVFETIVISFREVLLWEDLLLVSMAMAMFYMLCICKRRPLHIRNVRSTLSARNSTSDMCRDSSIKVTIEDNIGLRKLTIDDSREGGDEETPHISVIYESDMTWVDSRPVKDGRLVQWCEECAIVRPPRSGHCTVCKMCVEGRDHHCVWINSCIGDQNHRSFLLAWFMLLCVGFYGSHLSLTTICTPKMYLDMFLFANDCRFIYADTYNALAFVTTIYILSATVLLTCGFIFQQCLLISQNVTNQEFHRARILGRTKFYFFVQGNINNRGFFKNWWDFWLNQRRMSYMSDSSRSVSNI; encoded by the exons ATGAGGAGATACCCTGGCGATGAGTCTCTCTGCTTCTGTGAATACATCAACGATAAAGGAGACCGCAGTCATCTGCTTGCCTGCTGCTGCGATTGTCAAGCGTTGGATGAAGCAGCCGATAG GGTGCTAACGTGCCGCCGCCTACCTCCGGAACTGCAACAGAAAATCATGACGACTGTCCAGGAACGCTGTCGTATCCCATGGTGCAATGGTAAAGGTGCCATCATGGTGCGTGTAGATATCATCGTCCCCGTCATCATGGTTCCGTTGTGTTTACTCATGGCGACGCTGAGCTGGCAGATGAGTGTCATCATCTTGCCTGGGATGTACCTCTTTATGTATCTGTTCTACCGCTACTGGAGAGACCTGGCTGGTCAGAGATCAGTCTCCAAGTTCTTCTTTTCCTGGGCATTGACATCAGTCGCATTTGCTTTCTACGTTTTTGAAACTATTGTGATATCTTTCCGTGAGGTGTTACTGTGGGAAGATCTGCTCCTAGTCTCCATGGCGATGGCCATGTTTTATATGTTGTGTATATGTAAACGGAGACCGTTACACATCAGGAACGTCCGATCAACCCTCTCCGCACGGAATAGCACCAGTGATATGTGTCGGGATTCGAGTATTAAGGTGACGATCGAGGATAATATAGGTCTGCGCAAACTAACAATAGACGACAGTAGAGAGGGTGGAGATGAGGAGACACCACACATTTCTGTTATATACGAGTCAGATATGACATGGGTGGACTCAAGGCCTGTCAAAG ATGGACGCCTAGTACAGTGGTGTGAGGAGTGTGCTATCGTGCGGCCCCCACGATCTGGGCATTGTACAGTCTGCAAGATGTGTGTGGAGGGTCGCGATCACCACTGTGTATG GATCAACTCTTGTATAGGTGACCAGAATCATCGTTCCTTCCTGCTTGCATGGTTCATGTTACTCTGTGTTGGTTTCTATGGCAGCCATCTCTCCCTGACGACCATCTGTACCCCAAAGATGTATCTTGACATGTTCCTGTTTGCAAATGATTGTCGCTTCATCTACGCTGATACATA TAACGCGCTAGCATTTGTGACGACCATCTACATCCTATCAGCTACCGTCCTGCTCACATGCGGCTTCATATTCCAACAATGTCTCCTCATCAGTCAAAACGTGACCAATCAGGAATTCCATCGTGCCAGGATCCTCGGGCGGACCAAGTTTTATTTCTTTGTACAGGGGAACATTAATAATCGAGGCTTCTTTAAGAACTGGTGGGACTTTTGGCTGAATCAACGCCGAATGAGTTACATGTCAGACTCGTCACGGTCAGTGTCGAATATTTGA
- the LOC135502501 gene encoding ammonium transporter Rh type B-like, producing the protein MAFSKELLRNRGKFTGIVLLLQVVFVVLFAIFVEYDDSANASHDKHSRDINLGGFDPSDNPVSALYPMFQDVHVMMFVGFGFLMTFLKRYGFGSVGLNFLIAAFVIQWATLMSGFLHLHHGKILVNIVSLVSSDFAAAAVLISFGAVLGKTSPLQLITMAFIEIVFFQVNEFIGLNYLKAVDVGGSMFVHVFGAYFGITVARILFKDDVHKSTKEGSVYHSDVFAMVGTVFLWMFWPSFNSALAPGDDQHRAVINTYFALAACCVTAFAVSSALDKHGKFDMVHIQNATLAGGVAVGTSADMMIGIWGAMVIGAVAGTLSVLGYVYITPFLGERHKFHDTCGVNNLHGMPGVLAAIAGACAAAMASVDQYGLSLYQIFPARSPGDNSTALREIQANFSAIIPGDNRSASVQAGFQLAALALTLAIAIVGGIITGFILRLGMCDQPAGDDIFDDKRHWEVPDEEEHVFTRISIGENGKEQQQALLSDKETEARVATSSKGTEMADVHVQSTDEVWRHRTH; encoded by the exons ATGGCGTTCTCGAAAGAACTTCTCCGGAATCGCGGGAAGTTCACAGGCATCGTGCTCCTACTCCAGGTCGTCTTCGTTGTGTTGTTCGCCATCTTCGTGGAGTATGATGACAGCGCCAACGCCAGTCACGACAAACACAGCAGGGACATCAACCTCGGAGGCTTTGACCCGAGTGACAACCCAGTGTCCGCGCTTTACCcga TGTTCCAAGATGTCCACGTGATGATGTTCGTCGGTTTTGGTTTCCTGATGACATTCTTGAAGAGATACGGTTTCGGTAGTGTTGGTCTAAACTTCCTCATAGCTGCGTTCGTCATCCAGTGGGCGACGCTGATGTCAGGCTTTCTCCACCTTCACCATGGGAAGATACTCGTCAATATTGTCAG CCTCGTCTCTTCCGACTTCGCCGCCGCAGCAGTATTAATCTCATTCGGTGCCGTGCTGGGCAAGACAAGTCCCCTCCAACTCATCACCATGGCATTCATAGAGATCGTATTTTTCCAAGTGAACGAGTTCATTGGACTCAACTACCTCAAG GCAGTTGACGTCGGTGGTTCCATGTTCGTACATGTGTTCGGAGCCTACTTTGGTATCACAGTCGCCAGGATTCTGTTCAAGGATGATGTCCACAAGTCAACAAAAGAGGGCTCTGTTTACCACTCGGATGTCTTTGCTATGGTTG GTACGGTGTTCCTGTGGATGTTCTGGCCCAGTTTCAACAGCGCCCTGGCGCCGGGAGACGACCAGCACCGAGCTGTCATCAACACCTACTTCGCCCTGGCTGCCTGCTGTGTCACTGCCTTCGCAGTTTCATCTGCCTTGGACAAACACGGCAAATTTGACATG GTGCACATCCAGAATGCGACCCTCGCGGGAGGGGTTGCGGTAGGAACCTCCGCCGACATGATGATCGGAATATGGGGTGCCATGGTGATCGGAGCTGTCGCTGGGACTCTATCAGTCTTGGGTTACGTTTACATTACG CCCTTCCTTGGCGAGCGCCATAAATTCCATGACACGTGCGGCGTCAACAACCTGCATGGAATGCCGGGAGTTCTCGCCGCCATTGCTGGCGCATGCGCTGCAGCTATGGCTAGTGTGGACCAATACGGTCTGAG TTTATACCAGATCTTCCCCGCCCGATCTCCCGGAGACAACTCTACCGCTCTCCGGGAGATCCAGGCTAACTTCTCCGCCATCATCCCGGGCGACAACCGGTCTGCCAGCGTCCAGGCTGGGTTCCAACTGGCAGCATTGGCCTTGACTCTCGCAATTGCTATTGTTGGTGGAATTATCACAG GTTTCATCCTGAGACTCGGCATGTGTGACCAACCAGCCGGAGACGACATCTTTGATGACAAGCGTCACTGGGAGGTCCCGGATGAGGAAGAGCACGTATTCACACGAATCTCCATCGGCGAAAACGGAAAGGAGCAGCAGCAGGCGTTGCTTAGCGACAAGGAAACGGAAGCTCGTGTTGCTACTAGCAGCAAGGGAACTGAAATGGCGGATGTCCATGTACAGAGCACTGATGAAGT GTGGCGCCACCGGACGCACTGA